The bacterium genome includes the window TGAAATCAAATATTTTGGGTATTGATATTGATGGAGTTCTAAATAAACATAGAGAGCAATTTTGTAATTTACTTAGAGAAAAAACAAATAATATTATTAGTATCAAGCCCGAAGACATTCACTATATGCCCGTTCACAAAGATCCTAATCTAAATGTGACTCGCGATCATGAGCTGGCTGTTTTTAATGATCCTCAATATTGGAAAGACATGCCTATAATTGAACATGCCTACGATTCAATAAGAGATTTACGCAATAAATTTAAATTAAAAATTTATGTATTTACATGGAGGGGATGGCCTGAGCATAGTAACGAACAAGAATTATTACAATACATTGATATATTCTTAGGGGTTTGTAATAGTTTTTCATTTTCAAGATTATTATTTAAGATATTGCGAATACTTTCATTAAAAAAATATATTATATTAAAAAAGGAAATACCTCTCAAGCAAATTACAAATGAATGGTTAAAGGCTAATCAAATAAAATATGATAGATTAATTTTTGAAAAAGGTAATGATTATTCATCTGACCCTCGTGGACATTTTAATAATAGATTTTATTTATCCAGAGAAAAAAATATAAGGTTTTTTGTTGAAGACGACATAGAAAAAGCGGTAAAACTTTCTTATATCTGCGATGTTGTTTTTCTGCTATCTCATCCGTACAATGAACCCCTTGAATGTTTGCCTGATAAAGAAAAAGAAATGAGAAATAATTTGCCTTCAAACATTATACGAGTCCAAAACTGGAAAGAAATATATGATCATATTAAACGGATTTCTTGATTTTCTTTATTTGTTGATAACTTTTAATAATACTTAATTTGCTTTTGATTTTCTATGTTCATTTATTAACGACTGCGAATTTTATATTTATGATTTAGTCATTTTGTGGAACCAATAACACAGCCAGGAGTACACCATTCTTTTAATCCTCAGCATTTGGCAGGACTAAGTGACACAAACTTGTCTACTTACTTCTCACGGTCATCAAAAGGCAGTGTGTTGACGAATGCGAATTTTTATATATATGTTATTATCACTTGGTCATGCTTAATGACACAACTATGATGGCTCCATTCTCTTATCCTTCAACAAGCAGATATTAGATCATTTTTGAACAAATAATACTTATATTACTTATATTGTAGCGGTCTCAATTTACCACGCAACATTAAATCTCTATTAGAAATTTTGAAAAAACCAACACTATTTCCTACCACTAAAGCCAATACAGGAATAGCATTTTTTCTTTTCGCAGACATTACTAATTTTTTTTCATCGTCTATTGTCAACCGTGCATAAGAAATGGAAATTTTTCTTGTTGATTTTACTTGAATTGCCCACTTTCTGCGACCTTTCACTGCCATAACATCAATGGGTCCTCTACTTCCTCTTGCTATCGACCATTGATATTTACGTCTCTTAAGAAACTCACCGACTTGAAATTCTTTTCTTCTTCCATACTGGTAATGAGACATTCATACCTCCAAACCTAAGATCTATTAGTCCATCTTGAAATAAATAATTCTTTATTGAATTTTAACTCCCCCTTTTTATCTTGCGAAAACCAATTTTTATCAATAGGTAATTTAGTAAGATCCTCTATAATCTGTTCACCATTTTTTAATATTATCCATTCTTTTTGAGCAAAATTTGCAGCCCTCCGCGTGAATGATGAGGTAGCATAAAATATGCCCAAAATAGGCCCTTCGTTTTTCGTGAACCAAATGGGCAAATCGACTTGCCCATTTCTTGTTTCGTCATAGTATGTCTTGAATGATCGAACCAAACCTGGCTCTACTTTTTTTGAGTATCGTTTTGCTTGTCCAATTACTTTTATCTGATATTTTTTGGGAATAATTCCCAATGAGATTTCTTTGTCGATATTATATAAACCGATAAAGTCTATTCCTTCTTGATTCGTTTTGGTCTGTTTTACTGGATTCACACCAGAAATCTTTAGTAAATCAACACATAGTTTTTCAAATCCCTGCCAAGGCATACTACACATTGTTCTTAAAATAGTTGCTCTACATTTTCTGAAATTTGCCAACCAAAGACTTTCATTATGTATGAGGCTATAGCTAATAATCATGTGCGGTAGTGACTCACACAGTTCATACTCAGCTCCTACGCCTCTGGAATCGCAAACTTCCTTTCGCGTTACAAAATATGATTCAACCTTTGGTAGTATATCATCAAGACTATCTGTGATTTCAAGTGGGCTTTGTCCAGGATACATTTTCTCTATTTTCTTGGTGCAATAGTCTTTGAGATTAATTTTATCCTCTTTCATCTTCATTATTTCATCGTACACCTCTCTTGCTACTTTTACAGTTGGCAAATTAATACTCATGACTTCATTTCCTTGTGAGATTATTTATTTGTAGGCGTGATGTGTTAATCATCTTTCTTAATATCTCGACAAGATTGACTCTCTGGAGTCTTTCTTCCTTCGATTTAGGTGACTGTAATTTAGGTATCGGTAGTGTATTTATGACTTGTTCTGCATCACGTAAATGCTTGATAATATCTGTGATATCAATTGGCATTCTTTTTGTTTCTTCTTGATGGAGTTCGTTTGCACATTGAATAAGATTAAGTTCACCATTACTGAACTTATCAAACAGCTTTTTGTATTCTGGCTGTACGAGCTTTGCTAATGTGTCTCGGGTAGTTGGAGAAATATCAATCCTTGGTTTTACGTCTTCTTGAGATGTTGCCCAAGAAAGATACTTTCTCAAATTATCAGTCTTAGTAAATTTGCGGGATGTATCATCCCAACCTAACCATATCTTCAATCCTTCTTTTACCATAATTATTTCATCAAAATGCCCAAATTTGTCTGGCGTGAGCATATCACCATATTCATCATCTTGTTTTGCCTGTTCAAATGCATAATATGAACGAATCAAGTGTGTAAGTTCCTTAGCAGGTTTTATTCCAAAAAGTGAAGCAATATCTTGCAACTCTTTACTACTCGCTTTTTCGAAATCTGCAAAAAATTTTGCTTTCGGGTACCGTTCCCAAGACTTGATACCAGGCGTATGTCTAAAACCTTGAATAATCCAGGCAATATCGGGATTACTACCCGTGTATTTCAATGCCTCAAATTTTTCTATGCCGCCAATTATCTGCTTAGCCAGTGTTTTGATTCCTTTTTCATGATTTTCCTTTAGGGTTTTGAGTGCTGCAACTCTTCTGTTGCCTTCAACAACAACATATTTATCAGCAACCAGTGGCCTTAATACAATTCTATCAACGATCCAAAAGCCAGAAGTGCTTATGCTTTCAGTTAAATCCACAATACCCTTACTTTTTATTTGACTCATATATTCGTTCTGTATATTAGGTTCAACTATTCTACTATCTAATATTTTCTCTTTTCCAGGAATTTCGAGTCTGGGATTATTAGGATCAAGATAGATTTGTTCTATCTTTACTCTTTCTACTTTCATATTTAATAGTTCGGCGTAAATTGTTGTTTCCTTATTTCTTGGCATGAAGCACCTCCTCTTATATTTTCGTTATCCTTAATGTTGTACTAATATCTTTGATCTTCATCATTTATTCTTCTTTTTCTTTTTTTTGTCGCTTTCATAAATCTTACACATTTTTTCCTTAAATTCCTTGGCGTTTTTTCCGAAAAGAGCTGTGAATGCTTCGCGATTTCTTCTAATCATTCCGTAA containing:
- a CDS encoding ParB/Srx family N-terminal domain-containing protein, producing MPRNKETTIYAELLNMKVERVKIEQIYLDPNNPRLEIPGKEKILDSRIVEPNIQNEYMSQIKSKGIVDLTESISTSGFWIVDRIVLRPLVADKYVVVEGNRRVAALKTLKENHEKGIKTLAKQIIGGIEKFEALKYTGSNPDIAWIIQGFRHTPGIKSWERYPKAKFFADFEKASSKELQDIASLFGIKPAKELTHLIRSYYAFEQAKQDDEYGDMLTPDKFGHFDEIIMVKEGLKIWLGWDDTSRKFTKTDNLRKYLSWATSQEDVKPRIDISPTTRDTLAKLVQPEYKKLFDKFSNGELNLIQCANELHQEETKRMPIDITDIIKHLRDAEQVINTLPIPKLQSPKSKEERLQRVNLVEILRKMINTSRLQINNLTRK
- a CDS encoding restriction endonuclease → MKMKEDKINLKDYCTKKIEKMYPGQSPLEITDSLDDILPKVESYFVTRKEVCDSRGVGAEYELCESLPHMIISYSLIHNESLWLANFRKCRATILRTMCSMPWQGFEKLCVDLLKISGVNPVKQTKTNQEGIDFIGLYNIDKEISLGIIPKKYQIKVIGQAKRYSKKVEPGLVRSFKTYYDETRNGQVDLPIWFTKNEGPILGIFYATSSFTRRAANFAQKEWIILKNGEQIIEDLTKLPIDKNWFSQDKKGELKFNKELFISRWTNRS